The genomic window CCATCTACCAAACCGTAGGGCGGGATACGGGGTGGCTCGCAGCCGCGAGTGTGGTGGCGAAGCGGCGTCCTGACGAGGCGCCTCACCTCATCTGTGTTCCCGAGCGTCCCCTCACCCTGGATCGCTTTCTCGCGGACGTGGAGCGCGCCATTGCATCGTACGGGTACTGCTACATCGTGGTGGGTGAAGGGGTGGTGTGGGAGGACGGCACCCCGGTCTCGGCCTCGCAGGAAAAGGACAGCTTCTCCAACATAGAGTTCGGCGCGATGGGAGGAGCCAGTGCAGCGTTGACCCTCCATCGCATCCTCAAGGATCGGCTCGGTCTCAGGGGCGAGTTTCAGATTCCCGAGTCGCTCGCGATGTGTGCGAGTGATCGGGTCTCGGCGATCGACAGGGAAGAGGCCTATGCCTGTGGGCGAAAGGCTGTCACGTATGCGAGCGAAGGGCGTTCGGGGATCATGGTGACCATAGAGAGGAGCTCTTCGAAGCCGTACCGGTTCACGTTGGGGAGCATTCCCCTGGGGGAGGTGGCTCGTAAGACCAAACCTATGCCCGATGAGTTCCTCACTCCGGAGGGTCATTTCGTGAGTGAGGCTTTTGAGGAGTACATCCGCCCGCTGGTGGGCGATATCGAACGCTTTGCCCGACTCTTTTAGGAATGTGTGGAGGTGATGATGAAGCGCACGCAGGACTATATGCGGTTTTCTCTTGTAAAAGAGATGGCAGAGACTCCGGAAGTCATCAGGAGGTTTCCGGTGGACGAGGTGCGGGAGGAGTTCTCGTTGGTGGGGGAGAGGGGCCGCCTCCTCCTCACAGGCGAGGGCTCTTCCCGGATCTTCCCCGCAGGGAATGTGAGGGCCTCGCTGCTTCGTGAGGGGAGCCCCGTGAGGGTGGAGGTGGAAGGGGCGATGCAGGCCCGGGAGTATACCCTGGATGGGTGGGGGGTCTTTGTGGCTTCCAACTCGGGGAAGACGGCAGAGGGGGTGAGGCTCCTCGCTTCGCTCCGGGAGAAGGCGCGTGATGTGGTGGTGGGTGCAGTGGTGGGGAGGAAGGACTCCCCTATAGGGAGGGGAGCGGATGCGGTGTACGAGCTCCGGTGCGGTCCTGAGGAGGCGGTGGCGGCGACCAAGTCGGTGGTGGAGCAGGCCTTTTTCTACGATGTGGTTCTGAGGGGCGAGAAGGCTGCCGCTCGAAGGGATGAGCTCGCCGCCCTCATCGAGGAGGTCTTTTGGATGGATCTTCCTGAGGAACTGGTCCGGCCTCTCGTGGGAGCCCCTGTGCTGTACTTCGCCGGTCGGAACAACGGGGTGGCGGAGGAGCTCACCCTCAAGACGAACGAGATTACCCGGAAGAAGTCGGACTACCTCGAGGGTACATACGCGGTCCATGGGATCGAAGAGGTGATGAGTCCCGAAGAGGTGGTGGTGCTCATCGACCCCTTTGAGGAG from Spirochaeta thermophila DSM 6192 includes these protein-coding regions:
- a CDS encoding SIS domain-containing protein, with the translated sequence MKRTQDYMRFSLVKEMAETPEVIRRFPVDEVREEFSLVGERGRLLLTGEGSSRIFPAGNVRASLLREGSPVRVEVEGAMQAREYTLDGWGVFVASNSGKTAEGVRLLASLREKARDVVVGAVVGRKDSPIGRGADAVYELRCGPEEAVAATKSVVEQAFFYDVVLRGEKAAARRDELAALIEEVFWMDLPEELVRPLVGAPVLYFAGRNNGVAEELTLKTNEITRKKSDYLEGTYAVHGIEEVMSPEEVVVLIDPFEEEEDKFASVLEEGVGVKVLAIAHRETRFPTILLPQVEQGCAPYLQLVAGWNLLVEVGVRSGIHLDKPQRARKVGNEFVG
- a CDS encoding diphosphate--fructose-6-phosphate 1-phosphotransferase — translated: MKGAALVGQSGGPTSVINASLAGIIEGVRERSGGRIYGMRFGIEGFLEGDLLDLSSLPDQEVGLLKATPGSALGSTRRKLTDEDLPRVRELLEKYDIRYLFLIGGNDTMETIHRVEAYCRRTGYELFGVGVPKTVDNDLVGTDHTPGYPSAARYVALSVLQGGRLAADMQRVDKFAIYQTVGRDTGWLAAASVVAKRRPDEAPHLICVPERPLTLDRFLADVERAIASYGYCYIVVGEGVVWEDGTPVSASQEKDSFSNIEFGAMGGASAALTLHRILKDRLGLRGEFQIPESLAMCASDRVSAIDREEAYACGRKAVTYASEGRSGIMVTIERSSSKPYRFTLGSIPLGEVARKTKPMPDEFLTPEGHFVSEAFEEYIRPLVGDIERFARLF